Proteins encoded together in one Microbacterium oxydans window:
- a CDS encoding plasmid replication, integration and excision activator → MAIQTSIPVNFEAYFPRGAFMVGEVEPVVKWSDDGQRQGQDLDKTTGHPLWQVRVIDADPDARKGQNEVTVKLVSIAEPTAPPEANGLPFRPVFFEGLSVTPYVKETGGRPRVAYSLRAAEMKPAPKSRGGE, encoded by the coding sequence ATGGCAATCCAGACATCCATCCCGGTGAACTTCGAGGCGTACTTCCCACGCGGGGCCTTCATGGTTGGCGAGGTCGAGCCCGTAGTGAAGTGGTCGGACGACGGACAGCGTCAGGGGCAGGATCTCGACAAGACCACCGGTCACCCTCTGTGGCAGGTTCGCGTAATCGACGCCGATCCTGACGCTCGCAAGGGCCAGAACGAGGTCACCGTCAAGCTCGTGAGCATCGCAGAGCCCACTGCACCACCTGAGGCCAACGGCCTTCCCTTCCGCCCGGTCTTCTTCGAGGGACTCTCGGTCACTCCGTACGTGAAGGAGACCGGCGGACGCCCGCGTGTTGCGTACTCACTTCGCGCAGCAGAAATGAAGCCCGCTCCGAAGTCTCGCGGCGGTGAGTGA
- a CDS encoding FtsK/SpoIIIE domain-containing protein — protein MLRQYWAGERTRLWRIGRWMLGVALILAPFAFFLQTPRNVIALLIVAMIVIVVVRRLLAGRDMHAVLLRRWQREVSLHVQAAWPALAHTLRLQIRTLDGRTIFAGLGTPRWQGMTLVASVSLPQGLVREELVSASDRIAQAFSALRASVHGQQISALQLHLEFVDALGQTFTAPLGGSWDGGSVAVGIADGGHEWRLRVGPHTLVAGSSGSGKASLVWGLLMGLVRPIHEGTVQVWGIDRKGGMELAMGRALLTRFADDAPPAVALLEDAVATMQTRARELAGHTRQHVASVDSPLVIILIDELAALTAYETDRDLLRRANAALATLASQGRAVGFVVFACLQDPRKETLPARGLFTQTIGLRLRDRTETAMVLGDGAVEGGARCHEISPATPGVAYVVPEDGTPPVRVRAAHVPDEQIRDAALSYFAPTQIPIVIPEAPREPKRAPRTRQSRRSSDIQEES, from the coding sequence GTGCTTCGCCAGTACTGGGCAGGGGAGAGGACCCGGCTGTGGCGCATTGGTCGGTGGATGCTCGGAGTCGCCCTGATTCTGGCGCCGTTCGCGTTCTTCCTCCAAACCCCGCGAAACGTGATCGCGCTCCTGATCGTCGCCATGATCGTCATCGTCGTCGTACGGCGGTTGTTGGCTGGTCGCGACATGCATGCAGTCCTGTTGCGTCGATGGCAGAGAGAGGTGTCCTTGCATGTGCAGGCAGCATGGCCGGCTCTCGCGCACACGCTGCGCTTGCAGATCCGAACCCTTGACGGACGGACGATCTTTGCCGGTCTCGGGACTCCTCGTTGGCAAGGAATGACACTGGTTGCCTCTGTCTCTCTTCCGCAGGGGCTCGTGCGTGAGGAACTTGTGTCCGCCAGCGACCGGATTGCGCAGGCCTTCTCCGCGCTCCGAGCCTCCGTGCACGGGCAGCAGATCAGCGCTCTTCAGTTGCACCTCGAGTTCGTCGACGCCCTCGGGCAAACGTTCACAGCGCCTTTGGGCGGCAGCTGGGACGGCGGGTCAGTCGCGGTGGGGATCGCCGATGGTGGGCATGAGTGGCGTCTGCGTGTGGGACCGCACACTCTGGTTGCTGGCTCCTCGGGCAGCGGCAAGGCATCGCTCGTGTGGGGGCTTCTCATGGGTCTGGTCAGGCCGATCCACGAGGGTACGGTCCAAGTCTGGGGAATCGATCGCAAGGGCGGCATGGAGCTCGCCATGGGGCGTGCGCTGCTCACCCGATTCGCTGACGATGCACCCCCTGCTGTTGCCCTGCTCGAGGACGCGGTTGCGACCATGCAAACCCGAGCGCGAGAGCTGGCAGGCCACACCCGTCAGCATGTCGCGAGCGTTGACAGTCCGCTGGTCATCATCCTGATCGACGAACTCGCGGCGCTCACCGCGTATGAGACAGACCGCGATCTTCTGCGTCGAGCCAACGCCGCCTTGGCAACTCTCGCGTCTCAAGGCCGGGCAGTTGGCTTCGTCGTCTTCGCGTGCTTGCAGGATCCCCGAAAGGAGACGCTGCCAGCGCGCGGGTTGTTCACCCAAACGATCGGACTTCGCCTTCGCGACCGCACAGAGACAGCAATGGTCTTGGGCGATGGGGCGGTCGAGGGCGGTGCACGGTGCCACGAGATCTCGCCAGCTACACCGGGTGTCGCCTACGTCGTGCCCGAGGACGGGACGCCACCAGTGCGTGTTCGTGCTGCTCACGTCCCTGACGAGCAGATCCGCGATGCGGCGCTGTCGTATTTCGCGCCTACTCAGATCCCGATCGTCATCCCAGAAGCTCCGCGCGAGCCTAAGCGCGCACCCAGGACGAGGCAGTCGCGTCGTTCTTCAGACATCCAGGAGGAATCATGA
- a CDS encoding replication initiator, whose translation MNLGVSIARRLRSPEFDQWLQGASRTGYCSNPVRLSGESTTLAGESGEVLAQFSSATQPDRLTYVRCGNRRARRCASCSHEYKGDTWHMIMAGAAGGIKGVPETISAHPMVFLTLTAPSFGAVHTLGRTRRSGVCMHGKARACECDHAADDPVLGEPVCTDCYDYAGHIAWQFHAPELWRRFTIMLRRRLARELGMTNRAASEIVRLQFAKVAEFQRRGAVHFHAIVRLDGVDDIDPFPAPPLHATESVLERAIRSAACDVVLPASRLPGEVDERELRWGTQMDVQAIVQREGLDGSLSDRAVAAYIAKYATKATEDIGGAGRRVHLDRLKAVASEIAEGAESDSAYLLLGKWAHMLGFRGHFSTKSRRYSVTLGSLRGARRRWRLERLIERVNVDEHVRSEDVLVIGSWSFAGMGWLTDGDRALALEASRAARDWHDSRRERPIQREGNDYA comes from the coding sequence ATGAACCTCGGAGTCTCCATTGCTCGGCGTCTCCGGAGTCCAGAGTTCGATCAGTGGCTCCAGGGTGCTTCTCGCACCGGCTACTGCTCGAACCCGGTGAGGCTTTCGGGCGAGTCCACAACGCTGGCGGGGGAGAGCGGCGAGGTTCTCGCTCAGTTCTCCTCGGCTACGCAACCTGACCGGCTCACCTATGTGCGGTGTGGAAATCGGCGTGCTCGTCGATGTGCCTCCTGCAGCCACGAGTACAAGGGGGATACCTGGCACATGATCATGGCCGGTGCCGCAGGTGGGATAAAGGGCGTGCCTGAGACTATCTCGGCGCATCCAATGGTGTTCCTCACCCTCACGGCGCCGTCCTTCGGGGCTGTGCACACGCTCGGACGCACACGGAGAAGTGGTGTCTGCATGCATGGCAAGGCGCGAGCTTGTGAGTGTGACCACGCGGCCGATGACCCCGTGTTGGGGGAGCCCGTCTGCACAGACTGTTACGACTATGCGGGTCATATCGCGTGGCAGTTTCATGCGCCCGAACTCTGGCGGCGCTTCACAATCATGCTGCGTCGTCGGCTTGCGCGTGAGCTGGGGATGACGAACCGTGCGGCTTCCGAGATCGTGCGCTTGCAATTCGCGAAGGTCGCGGAGTTCCAGCGACGTGGTGCGGTCCACTTCCATGCGATCGTGCGGCTGGATGGTGTAGACGACATCGACCCTTTCCCGGCGCCGCCGCTCCACGCGACGGAGTCCGTCCTTGAAAGGGCAATACGCAGCGCAGCTTGCGATGTCGTGCTCCCAGCGTCTCGGCTGCCCGGTGAGGTGGACGAGCGGGAGCTCCGTTGGGGCACGCAGATGGACGTGCAGGCAATCGTGCAGCGCGAAGGCCTCGATGGGAGCTTGTCTGACCGTGCGGTTGCTGCCTACATCGCGAAGTACGCGACGAAAGCAACTGAAGACATCGGAGGTGCAGGACGGCGTGTGCACCTTGATCGACTCAAAGCGGTGGCATCCGAGATCGCCGAAGGTGCGGAGTCGGACAGTGCATACCTGCTCCTCGGAAAGTGGGCGCACATGCTCGGGTTTCGTGGGCACTTCTCCACAAAGTCTCGCCGCTACTCCGTGACCCTGGGATCGCTTCGTGGTGCACGACGGCGGTGGCGGCTGGAGCGGCTGATCGAGCGCGTCAACGTTGACGAACACGTGCGTTCAGAGGACGTGCTCGTTATCGGTTCTTGGAGCTTTGCGGGCATGGGGTGGCTCACTGATGGAGACCGAGCCCTCGCTCTCGAGGCGTCCCGTGCGGCGCGTGACTGGCATGACAGCCGACGAGAACGGCCCATTCAACGAGAAGGGAACGATTATGCGTGA
- a CDS encoding tyrosine-type recombinase/integrase, which yields MSSDGRLDPKTGRQLPDGIRYRADRNKYQVRVWAVGIGGEVRERSFLVGSLAEAKRLRAEVQSSVRPDGAMTLDAWHARYWPTIDAGVRPATARAYDVAWRKRVKPWLGHRKIETITVGDIEQAVNGWDGSASTRNDALSMLSRLLDGAARAHVIAANSARLVRRPRDERAQSVRSRALSVSEVRIMLDAVEAGPYRAYLAVLVYTGMRAGEAGALRVEDIEVPGRVIHVRRNFSMGRSGTRIEQSPKSHKERTVPLPQALLPYVEEAINGKRRSDLAFSGPRGGALNPSNVRRAVDWDALRRKLDRPELRIHDLRHTLATLLFDAGAAANDVQAILGHSSLQVTERYSRARADVALRANAALDSLTWTEES from the coding sequence GTGTCTTCTGACGGCCGGTTGGATCCGAAGACGGGACGCCAGCTGCCCGATGGTATCCGCTATCGCGCTGATCGCAACAAGTACCAAGTGCGTGTGTGGGCTGTCGGTATCGGCGGTGAGGTGCGAGAACGTAGCTTTCTCGTCGGATCTCTCGCGGAAGCGAAACGCCTGCGCGCGGAGGTGCAATCGAGCGTTCGCCCCGACGGAGCCATGACCCTTGACGCCTGGCACGCCCGATATTGGCCGACCATCGACGCCGGTGTACGCCCTGCGACAGCACGTGCCTATGACGTTGCCTGGCGTAAGCGCGTGAAGCCGTGGCTCGGGCATCGAAAGATCGAAACGATCACAGTCGGTGATATCGAGCAAGCGGTCAACGGCTGGGATGGCTCCGCTTCGACGCGAAATGACGCGTTGTCCATGCTTAGCAGGCTGCTGGATGGTGCGGCACGTGCGCATGTCATCGCAGCCAACTCGGCTCGGCTTGTGCGTCGGCCTCGCGACGAGCGTGCTCAAAGTGTGCGATCGCGAGCACTCTCAGTGTCCGAGGTTCGGATCATGCTCGATGCTGTGGAAGCTGGACCGTATCGCGCCTATCTCGCAGTCCTCGTGTACACAGGAATGCGAGCGGGAGAAGCCGGCGCTCTTCGCGTCGAGGATATCGAGGTCCCCGGACGAGTAATCCATGTACGCCGCAACTTCTCGATGGGGCGCTCGGGGACGAGGATCGAGCAAAGTCCGAAGAGTCACAAGGAGCGGACCGTACCCCTGCCTCAGGCGCTCCTCCCGTACGTGGAAGAAGCCATCAACGGCAAGCGCCGAAGCGACCTGGCGTTCTCGGGACCACGAGGCGGAGCGCTCAACCCATCGAACGTGCGTCGAGCCGTGGATTGGGATGCCCTGCGGCGGAAGCTCGATCGCCCGGAGCTACGTATTCACGATCTCCGCCACACCTTGGCGACCCTCCTGTTTGACGCAGGAGCCGCAGCCAACGATGTACAGGCAATTCTCGGGCACTCATCGCTGCAGGTCACCGAACGCTACAGCCGGGCGCGGGCCGACGTGGCACTGCGAGCGAACGCAGCACTCGACTCACTTACATGGACGGAGGAATCATGA
- a CDS encoding ATP-binding protein has product MTRESSTKEFKENFTWGSIGLYARTMAAFANARGGYIFFGITDNPRTVVGLSGKGRSSFDNLDQAKLTAALNELFSPEIHWSLGLIDLPDGPSIGVIYTFESEDKPLLARKSYQQQNAKISEGDIFYRYNSRSQKIRFPELKRVLEEAKARDQRAMMSHFEALVRAGASNAAVLDFSENTLQGPTGQKVLIDEKLLDQISFIKEGQFVEVGGAPTLKLVGELQPATAITIGTERVVRTALSSDDVLYDFLGRLNVGSPEQYIRQTATGPTGFLPVQFYRALAGMSHEELLEYVEGIATRSPAKRKLIDRLTSGDDMRFDPPATGSQYASTVQRRGYYEQLLSGQIDEISLATPRDTQRFLEAIKSLDDDQIRSDVEKLLKLMTASFDSYYATEANVADALRRAACRVDSAMFGAA; this is encoded by the coding sequence GTGACGCGCGAGAGTTCGACGAAGGAGTTCAAGGAGAACTTCACTTGGGGATCTATCGGTCTGTATGCGCGCACGATGGCGGCCTTCGCCAACGCGCGAGGGGGCTACATCTTCTTCGGGATCACAGACAATCCGCGCACTGTAGTCGGGCTGTCGGGCAAGGGAAGATCGAGCTTCGACAACCTCGATCAAGCCAAGCTCACCGCGGCGCTCAATGAGCTCTTCTCCCCAGAAATCCACTGGTCTCTCGGATTGATCGATTTGCCAGACGGTCCATCCATCGGCGTCATCTATACCTTCGAGTCGGAAGATAAGCCGCTTCTCGCGAGGAAGAGCTACCAGCAACAGAACGCGAAGATCTCCGAAGGTGACATCTTCTACAGGTACAACTCTCGTTCCCAGAAGATTCGGTTCCCGGAGCTGAAACGAGTGCTGGAGGAGGCGAAGGCACGAGATCAAAGGGCCATGATGAGCCACTTCGAAGCTCTCGTCAGGGCGGGAGCAAGCAACGCCGCAGTGTTGGACTTCTCCGAGAACACACTGCAGGGGCCCACCGGGCAAAAGGTCCTCATCGATGAGAAGCTGCTCGATCAAATTTCCTTCATCAAGGAGGGGCAGTTCGTTGAAGTTGGTGGGGCGCCAACGCTGAAACTAGTTGGCGAGCTGCAACCGGCCACAGCAATCACGATAGGCACGGAACGCGTGGTCCGTACGGCTCTCTCTAGCGACGATGTGCTCTACGACTTCCTTGGCCGGCTGAACGTGGGAAGCCCGGAACAGTACATCCGTCAGACAGCGACAGGACCCACCGGCTTCCTTCCGGTCCAGTTCTATCGTGCGCTCGCGGGTATGTCCCACGAAGAGCTTCTTGAGTACGTCGAGGGAATAGCAACGCGATCCCCGGCAAAACGCAAACTCATTGACCGGCTAACCAGCGGCGACGACATGAGATTCGACCCGCCGGCGACGGGGTCGCAGTACGCTTCGACCGTGCAGCGCAGGGGATACTACGAGCAGCTCTTGTCAGGTCAGATCGATGAGATATCGTTGGCGACTCCTCGCGATACACAGCGGTTTCTGGAAGCAATCAAGAGCCTCGACGATGATCAGATCCGTTCTGATGTCGAGAAGCTGTTGAAGCTCATGACTGCTAGCTTCGATTCCTACTACGCCACCGAAGCCAATGTCGCCGATGCGCTTCGCCGCGCAGCCTGTCGAGTGGACAGCGCAATGTTCGGGGCCGCGTAG
- a CDS encoding M23 family metallopeptidase: MNDDQNTLDAAVAAASDDCGCAPSPAESRAFSKEGVSRRGALGIGVLSVVALSAFGISNGVSAAYAASYPSWDDVQRAKRSEAAKSAEVSRIEGLIQSLTQKVAETQAAAKAASEEFYDAQQKFFAAATQADSLQAKADEQSAKADESAKKAGQVAAQLYRNGGDDTSLELFFTGSANNADELLARLGTMDKLFEYNQSVYDDAVAARNSAQSLSDQAVVARDERDRLQKIAEEKMVVAQQAADAAQAALDEQSANLATMQAQLAALKDATAKTVEGYKAGVILAEKRRKEREAREAAAAAAGGGGGGGGGGGGGGSQGTGGWCRPHGGGKSSGYGPRSQQCGPQGCSSSFHYGTDFANGCGAAIYAAQSGTVDYAGYNGGYGNYIRIQHGGGIGTGYAHIRDGGIQVRSGQWVRSGQIIAYAGNTGRSFGCHLHFEVYVNGSAVNPVQFLGRHGVSA, from the coding sequence GTGAACGACGACCAGAACACTCTGGATGCTGCGGTTGCCGCGGCTTCAGACGATTGCGGCTGCGCGCCCAGCCCGGCGGAAAGCCGTGCCTTCAGCAAGGAAGGCGTCAGCAGGCGCGGTGCTCTCGGCATCGGCGTGCTCAGCGTCGTCGCGCTCAGCGCCTTCGGCATCTCCAACGGCGTCTCCGCCGCCTACGCGGCCTCGTACCCGAGCTGGGACGACGTGCAGCGCGCGAAGCGCAGCGAGGCGGCCAAGTCGGCAGAGGTCTCCCGCATCGAGGGGCTCATCCAGTCGCTGACCCAGAAGGTCGCCGAGACCCAGGCGGCCGCGAAGGCGGCGTCCGAGGAGTTCTACGACGCCCAGCAGAAGTTCTTCGCCGCAGCCACCCAGGCGGACAGCCTCCAGGCGAAGGCCGACGAGCAGTCCGCGAAGGCGGACGAGTCCGCGAAGAAGGCCGGACAGGTCGCCGCACAGCTCTACCGCAACGGCGGTGACGACACCTCGCTCGAGCTGTTCTTCACCGGTTCCGCGAACAACGCCGACGAGCTGCTGGCTCGGCTCGGCACCATGGACAAGCTCTTCGAGTACAACCAGTCGGTGTACGACGACGCTGTCGCCGCTCGGAACTCCGCGCAGTCGCTCAGCGACCAGGCCGTGGTCGCCCGCGACGAGCGCGACCGGCTGCAGAAGATCGCCGAGGAGAAGATGGTCGTCGCGCAGCAGGCTGCCGACGCCGCCCAGGCCGCGCTCGACGAGCAGTCGGCGAACCTCGCCACGATGCAGGCGCAGCTCGCCGCTCTCAAGGATGCGACCGCCAAGACGGTCGAAGGCTACAAGGCCGGCGTCATCCTCGCGGAGAAGCGGCGCAAGGAGCGCGAAGCACGCGAGGCCGCAGCAGCCGCAGCCGGCGGCGGTGGAGGCGGCGGTGGCGGAGGCGGCGGAGGAGGCTCCCAGGGAACGGGTGGCTGGTGCCGTCCTCATGGCGGCGGCAAGAGCTCGGGCTACGGTCCTCGCTCGCAGCAGTGCGGCCCCCAGGGATGCTCGTCCAGCTTCCACTACGGCACCGACTTCGCGAACGGCTGCGGTGCGGCGATCTACGCCGCGCAGTCCGGCACTGTCGACTACGCGGGCTACAACGGCGGCTACGGCAACTACATCCGCATCCAGCACGGCGGCGGCATCGGCACCGGCTACGCGCACATCCGCGACGGCGGCATCCAGGTGCGCTCGGGCCAGTGGGTCCGCTCCGGCCAGATCATCGCCTACGCGGGGAACACCGGTCGCTCGTTCGGCTGCCACCTGCACTTCGAGGTCTACGTGAACGGCAGCGCCGTCAACCCGGTGCAGTTCCTCGGTCGGCACGGCGTCTCCGCCTGA
- a CDS encoding inorganic diphosphatase yields MGAHDAVIEIPRGSRVKYEVDHETGRVHLDRVLYTTFGYPADYGYFDNTLGEDGDPLDVLVLLDHAIYPGVVVEVRPVAVLKMSDEAGGDDKLVAVLSKDPRWAHIQDIDDIAEYTKKEISHFFEHYKDLEPNKWVKVDEWGDAAEAQRILDEAIVRFGEQGH; encoded by the coding sequence ATGGGCGCACACGACGCCGTCATCGAGATCCCGCGCGGCAGCCGCGTGAAGTACGAGGTCGACCACGAGACCGGGCGAGTGCACCTCGACCGCGTGCTCTACACGACGTTCGGCTACCCGGCCGACTACGGCTACTTCGACAACACGCTCGGCGAGGACGGCGACCCGCTCGACGTGCTGGTGCTCCTCGACCACGCCATCTACCCGGGCGTCGTCGTCGAGGTCCGTCCCGTGGCCGTGCTCAAGATGAGCGACGAGGCCGGCGGCGACGACAAGCTGGTCGCCGTGCTGTCGAAGGACCCGCGCTGGGCTCACATCCAGGACATCGACGACATCGCCGAGTACACGAAGAAGGAGATCTCGCACTTCTTCGAGCACTACAAGGACCTCGAGCCCAACAAGTGGGTCAAGGTCGACGAGTGGGGCGACGCCGCCGAGGCGCAGCGCATCCTCGACGAGGCGATCGTCCGTTTCGGCGAGCAGGGCCACTGA
- a CDS encoding TMEM175 family protein, with amino-acid sequence MTDDPRSRPFRTERFKAFVDAVVAIAMTLLILPLMESVSEAASGRMSTAEFLDEHSGQLLSFGLSFLLIATFWMGHHRQYRDVEWITPPLLWINVAWMATIVWLPVPTAMIGQMDNDPLQAVVYIGTLIMTQVTTLAGWLYLSRHRELGTVSASTIRAGAIGDLAAIVLFSGALAIAVAASPNGYAGLFLLVLSGPASRLINRLLRKRDSTPEPTVDSGT; translated from the coding sequence GTGACCGATGACCCGCGCTCGAGGCCGTTCCGAACCGAGAGATTCAAGGCGTTCGTCGACGCCGTCGTCGCGATCGCCATGACGCTGCTGATCCTCCCGCTGATGGAGTCCGTCTCCGAGGCGGCGTCCGGCCGCATGAGCACGGCCGAGTTCCTGGACGAGCACTCGGGCCAGCTGCTCAGCTTCGGGCTCAGCTTCCTGCTCATCGCGACGTTCTGGATGGGGCACCACCGGCAGTATCGCGACGTGGAGTGGATCACCCCGCCGCTGCTGTGGATCAATGTCGCGTGGATGGCGACCATCGTCTGGCTGCCGGTCCCCACCGCGATGATCGGGCAGATGGACAACGACCCGCTCCAGGCCGTGGTCTACATCGGCACGTTGATCATGACCCAGGTCACTACGCTCGCCGGGTGGCTCTACCTGTCACGTCACCGCGAGCTCGGGACGGTGTCGGCCTCCACGATCCGCGCCGGGGCGATCGGCGACCTGGCCGCGATCGTCCTGTTCTCCGGCGCGCTGGCGATCGCGGTCGCCGCATCGCCCAACGGGTATGCCGGCCTGTTCCTCCTCGTGCTGAGCGGCCCGGCGAGCCGCCTGATCAACCGCCTCCTCCGGAAGCGCGACAGCACCCCGGAGCCGACGGTCGACAGCGGAACCTGA
- the tilS gene encoding tRNA lysidine(34) synthetase TilS, with protein MPSLSPAIAEIRLAVRTALADLPDGATVIVALSGGADSLALAAATAFEAPKLGLRAASLTVDHGLQDDSAEVASRAARAATALGLDALIVRVDVTGEGGPEAAARDARYGVLRDAAADVRAAAVLLGHTLDDQAETVLLGLARGSGAASLQGMAPVREDGDGLRWIRPLLGVRRETTRAFCAASELEVWDDPHNVEDRFARVRARERVLPVLEAELGPGIAEALARTAEQLREDAEAFDEMIHETIEDIVEHAEAGISVSVAALAANPAALRNRIIRLVVDSEFGVSLTRTQTIEVARLVTDWSGQGPIDLPGCSAVRQGGRIVFTASAR; from the coding sequence GTGCCGTCTCTCTCCCCCGCCATCGCCGAGATCCGCCTCGCCGTGCGCACCGCGCTCGCCGACCTGCCCGACGGGGCGACCGTGATCGTCGCTCTCTCCGGGGGAGCCGACTCCCTCGCGCTCGCCGCGGCCACGGCGTTCGAAGCGCCGAAGCTCGGTCTCCGGGCGGCGTCGCTGACCGTCGACCACGGTCTGCAGGACGACTCCGCCGAGGTCGCCTCCCGAGCGGCGCGGGCGGCCACCGCGCTCGGCCTCGACGCGCTGATCGTGCGCGTCGACGTGACGGGGGAGGGCGGCCCGGAGGCCGCTGCCCGTGACGCCCGCTACGGGGTGCTGCGCGATGCGGCGGCGGACGTGCGCGCGGCCGCGGTGCTGCTCGGCCACACTCTCGACGACCAGGCCGAGACCGTGCTCCTCGGACTCGCCCGCGGATCGGGGGCCGCCAGCCTGCAGGGCATGGCCCCGGTCCGCGAGGACGGGGACGGACTCCGCTGGATCCGTCCGCTGCTGGGCGTGCGTCGCGAGACCACCCGTGCGTTCTGCGCCGCCTCCGAACTCGAGGTCTGGGACGACCCCCACAACGTCGAGGACCGCTTCGCCCGGGTGCGCGCCCGCGAGCGCGTGCTCCCGGTGCTCGAGGCCGAGCTCGGTCCGGGCATCGCCGAGGCGCTCGCCCGCACGGCCGAGCAGCTGCGGGAGGACGCGGAGGCCTTCGACGAGATGATCCACGAGACGATCGAGGACATCGTCGAGCACGCCGAGGCGGGGATCTCCGTCAGCGTGGCGGCGCTCGCCGCGAACCCGGCCGCGCTGCGCAACCGCATCATCCGCCTCGTCGTCGACAGCGAGTTCGGAGTGAGCCTCACGCGGACGCAGACCATCGAGGTCGCCCGCCTGGTCACCGACTGGAGCGGTCAGGGGCCGATCGACCTGCCCGGCTGCTCGGCCGTGCGCCAGGGCGGGCGCATCGTCTTCACCGCGTCCGCTCGCTGA
- a CDS encoding DUF937 domain-containing protein, which translates to MALDDILNQVPIDDIAEKLGVSRDEAKVAVEQGGAVLLGGLAKNAQSDEGSAAIQAALKKHVGTGGASKVDEIDQADGDKIVSHILGSKKTEVTKELTESKATPGIDFGKLLPILAPIVMGLIANANKDKTAKADAGAESSGGIGDLIGGILGGGNGNSSSGGGIGDVIGGLLGGGNSGGSGGGIDLGGILGGLFGGKK; encoded by the coding sequence ATGGCTCTTGACGACATCCTCAACCAGGTGCCGATCGACGACATCGCGGAGAAGCTGGGTGTCTCGCGGGACGAGGCGAAGGTCGCGGTCGAGCAGGGCGGCGCCGTCCTCCTCGGCGGACTCGCGAAGAACGCTCAGTCCGACGAGGGCTCCGCCGCGATCCAGGCCGCGCTGAAGAAGCACGTCGGCACCGGCGGCGCGTCGAAGGTCGACGAGATCGATCAGGCCGACGGCGACAAGATCGTCTCGCACATCCTCGGTTCGAAGAAGACGGAGGTCACGAAGGAACTCACCGAGTCGAAGGCGACCCCCGGCATCGACTTCGGCAAGCTCCTCCCGATCCTGGCTCCCATCGTGATGGGCCTGATCGCGAACGCGAACAAGGACAAGACCGCGAAGGCGGATGCCGGCGCGGAGAGCTCCGGCGGCATCGGCGACCTCATCGGAGGCATCCTCGGCGGCGGCAACGGCAACAGCAGCTCCGGCGGCGGCATCGGCGACGTGATCGGCGGGCTGCTCGGCGGCGGCAACAGCGGCGGCTCGGGCGGCGGCATCGATCTGGGCGGCATCCTCGGCGGCCTGTTCGGCGGCAAGAAGTAA
- the hpt gene encoding hypoxanthine phosphoribosyltransferase — MRAAEIQDDLTSILVTEEEILAKLDELAAQVAKDYEGKDLVLVGVLKGAVMVMADFARALPFHAPMDWMAVSSYGASTKSSGVVQIRKDLDTDLNGKHVLIVEDVIDSGLTLSWLLENFGSRGAESIEVLALLRKPEAAKVVIDCKYVGFDIPTDFVVGYGLDYDERYRNLRDVAVLAPHVYS; from the coding sequence ATGCGCGCCGCGGAAATCCAGGACGACCTCACCAGCATCCTCGTGACAGAGGAGGAGATCCTGGCCAAGCTCGATGAGCTCGCGGCCCAGGTCGCCAAGGACTACGAGGGCAAGGACCTCGTCCTCGTCGGCGTGCTCAAGGGCGCCGTGATGGTGATGGCCGACTTCGCGCGGGCGCTGCCGTTCCACGCCCCGATGGACTGGATGGCCGTCTCGAGCTACGGCGCCAGCACCAAGTCGAGCGGTGTCGTGCAGATCCGCAAGGACCTCGACACCGACCTGAACGGCAAGCACGTCCTGATCGTCGAGGACGTCATCGACTCGGGCCTCACCCTGAGCTGGCTGCTGGAGAACTTCGGATCCCGCGGTGCCGAGTCGATCGAGGTGCTCGCCCTGCTGCGCAAGCCCGAGGCGGCGAAGGTCGTCATCGACTGCAAGTACGTGGGCTTCGACATCCCGACCGACTTCGTCGTCGGATACGGCCTCGACTACGACGAGCGCTACCGCAACCTGCGCGACGTGGCCGTGCTCGCGCCGCACGTCTACAGCTGA